From the Burkholderia ubonensis genome, one window contains:
- a CDS encoding cation diffusion facilitator family transporter: MSTFSGDAHSGEKHAVARKSTLVSIVLNVVLATFQIAVGTIAHSQALIADGIHSISDLISDFVVLVANRHSGAMPDADHNYGHSRYETVASLFLGGILIAVGIGMLWRAGDRLVHLEDIPPVHFSALIVAVTVLVSKEALFRYMLREAQRVRSAMLVANAWHARSDAASSLVVAIGIVGSLAGVRLLDPIAAAIVGFMVARMGWTFGYDALQDLSDRALDETDTAEIRALLAATPGVRDVHDLRTRKMGDSALVDAHILVDPMISVSEGHYIAETARARVLSDRRVLDALIHVDPENDAARRPALALPPRGEIAARLEAELARRGLRADTVNLHYLSTGLEIDVTLAADPRASADADAALAERLDVGALARQFGARRISFTRAVQERP; this comes from the coding sequence ATGTCCACCTTTTCCGGCGACGCGCATAGCGGAGAAAAGCACGCGGTTGCGCGCAAGAGCACGCTGGTCAGTATCGTGCTCAATGTCGTGCTGGCGACGTTTCAGATCGCAGTCGGCACGATTGCGCATTCGCAGGCGCTGATTGCCGATGGCATCCATTCAATCTCCGATTTGATCTCGGATTTTGTCGTCCTGGTCGCGAATCGCCACAGTGGCGCAATGCCGGACGCCGATCACAATTACGGGCACAGCCGTTACGAGACGGTTGCGTCGCTGTTTCTCGGCGGGATTCTGATCGCGGTGGGAATCGGCATGCTGTGGCGCGCGGGCGATCGCCTCGTGCATCTCGAGGACATTCCGCCCGTGCATTTCAGTGCGCTGATCGTCGCGGTCACCGTGCTGGTGTCGAAGGAGGCGCTGTTCCGCTACATGCTGCGCGAGGCGCAGCGCGTGCGTTCGGCCATGCTCGTCGCGAATGCATGGCATGCGCGCTCGGATGCCGCGTCGTCGCTCGTGGTCGCGATCGGCATCGTCGGCAGTCTTGCCGGCGTGCGGCTGCTCGACCCGATCGCCGCTGCGATCGTCGGCTTCATGGTCGCGCGGATGGGCTGGACGTTCGGCTATGACGCGCTGCAGGACCTCTCCGACCGCGCGCTCGACGAGACCGACACCGCGGAGATTCGCGCGCTGCTCGCGGCCACGCCCGGCGTGCGCGACGTGCACGACCTGCGCACGCGCAAGATGGGCGACTCGGCGCTCGTCGATGCGCATATCCTCGTCGACCCGATGATCTCCGTATCGGAAGGGCATTACATCGCGGAGACCGCGCGCGCGCGCGTGCTGTCCGACCGGCGCGTGCTCGACGCGCTGATCCACGTCGATCCGGAGAACGACGCGGCGCGCCGGCCGGCGCTCGCGCTGCCGCCGCGCGGCGAGATCGCGGCCCGGCTCGAGGCCGAGCTCGCGCGGCGCGGCCTGCGCGCCGACACGGTGAATCTCCACTACCTGAGCACGGGGCTCGAGATCGACGTGACGCTCGCGGCCGATCCGCGCGCGAGCGCCGATGCCGACGCGGCGCTTGCCGAACGGCTCGACGTCGGCGCGCTGGCGCGGCAGTTCGGCGCGCGCCGGATCAGTTTCACGCGGGCGGTGCAGGAGCGTCCATGA
- a CDS encoding H-NS family nucleoid-associated regulatory protein has translation MSSYKDLLAQREKLEKQIEEAKSREYAEVLNDVKQKIADYGFTLAELGLSRAKAGKVGRPRAGVAAKYRDPESGATWSGRGKPPRWIAGKNREQFAI, from the coding sequence ATGTCTTCTTACAAGGACCTGCTGGCCCAGCGGGAAAAGCTGGAGAAGCAAATCGAAGAGGCGAAGTCGCGTGAATACGCCGAAGTCCTCAATGACGTGAAGCAGAAAATCGCTGACTACGGCTTTACGCTCGCCGAGCTCGGCCTGAGCCGTGCGAAGGCTGGCAAGGTCGGCCGTCCGCGTGCCGGCGTCGCGGCAAAATACCGCGATCCGGAATCGGGCGCGACGTGGTCGGGCCGCGGCAAGCCGCCGCGCTGGATCGCCGGCAAGAACCGCGAACAGTTCGCGATTTAA